TGACGCGGCACGCCCTGCCCGAACTCCCTACCGGCCACCTGGTCATCGAGCCGTCGGCGAAGAACACGGCTCCCGCCTTAGCCCTGGCCGCGGGCCTGATCGCCCGGCGGTACGGCGATGCGGCGGTGCTGGTCCTTCCCGCCGACCACTACGTCTCCGGGGTGGGGGCCTTTACCGAGGCAGCCGACCGGGCGCTAGCCGCCGCAGCCGCATGCGACGGCCTCGTGACCTTCGGCATCGAGCCCACTCGGCCCGAAACGCAGTACGGCTACGTCGAACTGGACGAACCGGCCCTGGCGCCGGGCGCCGGCCCCTTCCGGGTTCGCCGGTTTGTCGAGAAGCCCGGGCCCGAACAGGCGGCGGCCTTCCTGGCGTCGGGCCGGTATCTTTGGAACAGCGGCATGTTCGCGTGGCAGAATGCCATATTCCTTTCAGAATTGGAGCGGGTGGTGCCCGAACTGGCACGACTGGCCGCTCGGGTGGCAGCGGGCGAGCCGCGGGAGGCCTGGGCCACCGTTTGGGAGGCCCTGCCATCCATCTCCGTCGACTACGCCGTCCTGGAGCGGGCACGCCGCATCCTCTGCATCCGCGCGGGCTTCGCCTGGGACGACCTGGGCTCCTGGCTGGCCGTCGACCGCCACGGCATTCGGGACGAACACGGCAACGTGGTGCTGGGCACGGCGCCCGCGGTGGTGCAAGGTTCCTCCGGGGTCACGGTCCTGACCGAGGAACTGCCCGCGGTGGTGATGGGGGTTCGGGATCTGGTCCTGGCGGCCACCCGCGACGGGGTCCTGGTGGCGGGGAAAGACAGTATCGAGGGGCTCCGCCAGGCCCTGGGTATCCTGGAACGGAAGCTGCAGGAACTGGCCCGGGGCGGCGTGGGGATGCAGGCGCCGGCACCGGCGGCCGCCGGCCGGGAGCCGCGGTAGCGCGGTCTCCAAGATGTCACCGATGGATGAGGAAGCTTCGACTGGAGGACGCAAAACCGGCGAGAGGAACGGCTGCTTGACGCCCCGAATTGCAAGCATGTGGGATAGGAAACCAACGGATGCGCCGGCCTCGTGGGCCGGCGACACCGTCGCCTGAAGTTGGGGGGTTCGTCCCTTGCCACGTACCGTCCGCAAGGCCGTGATCCCGGCGGCCGGCCTGGGCACGCGCTTCCTGCCGGCCACCAAGGCCCAGCCCAAGGAAATGTTGCCCGTGGTCGACAAGCCCATCATCCAGTACGTGGTCGAAGAGGCGGTGGCCGCCGGGATCGACGACATCCTGATCGTCACCGGGCGCGGCAAGCGCGCCATCGAAGACCACTTCGACCGCTCCATCGAGCTGGAGTGGCACCTGGAGCGCGGCAACAAGGACGAGATGCTGGAGTGGGTGCGCTATATCGCTGACCTGGCGGACGTGCACTTCGTCCGGCAGAAGGAGCCCCTGGGCCTGGGCCACGCCGTCCTGCAGGCCCGCCGCCACGTGGGCGACGAGCCCTTCGCCGTCCTCCTGGGCGACGAGATCTTCATCGGGGAAGAACCGGCCCTGGCCGAACTCATGGCCCGCTACCGCGAGACGGGCGCCAGCGTGGTGGCGGTGCGGGAGGTGCCGCGGGAACAGGTGCGGCGCTATGGCGTGGTGGCGGGGGAGCCGGTGGGGGACGGCCTCTACCGCGTGCGGGACATGGTGGAAAAGCCCGATCCCGCCGAAGCGCCCTCCAATCTGGCCATCGTCGGCCGGTACATCATCGAGCCCGATATCTTCGACCTGCTGGAGCGAGTGGGCCGGGGCAAGAACGACGAGATCCAGCTGACCGACGCCTTGCGGCTGCTGGCCCGGGACCAGGCGGTCTACGCCTACCAGACCCGGTCCCGTCGCTACGACGTGGGGGAGAAGCTGGGCTTCTTGCAGGCCACGGTGGAGTTTGCCCTGATGCGGCCGGAGCTGGCTCCCGACTTCCGCGATTACCTGTTCAATCTGGTGGACGAGCTCAGGACCGGCCGCTGGCCGGGGGTCGAACAGGCCGCGGCCACGCGGCAGGCGGGGCCGGCGCCGCTGAGGCGGCCGCGTTAGCGCCAAGCCGAGGAAACCGGGGGCGATCCGGTACCGGACCGGCGGCCGTTGGCAGGGGCGCTGCTACCGGCGTCGATGCGCCTCCACTTTCTAATATGGGTGGTGCTCCGGTGTCGTCCGTTCGACCGTGGCAGGTGCCGCGAAGCCGGTAGGTGGGAAGGAGGGACGGCGTGCATGACTCGGATTGAAGTGACGGGCGCCGTCAACGCCCTATGGCTGGTCGGCTTTCTGCTGGTCCGTTACCTGGCCGAAGCGGGACCGGCGGCCGTTGGGGCCCCGGGCGTGAGCGACACCGCCAAGCTCTTCGGCTGGGCCGTACCCATGGGATTGGTTCTCTTCGGGGTGGCCTGGGGCGGTTACGCCATCGGTCGTGTGGCCGCCCAGTCGGAACGGCAGAACTGAGGAAGGGATTGGAACGCCGTGTTACGCAAGCCCGTGCGGTTGTGCCCGGGCGACACGGTGGGCGTCGTGTCCCTGTCGGCACCGGTGGCGGCCGAGTGCCCCCGTCGCTACCGGCGAGGTCTCGAGGAACTGAAGCGGATCGGTTTTCGGCCGCGACCAGCGCCGCATGTCACGGCCCGCCACGGCCACACGGCGGGGACGCCCGAACAACGGCTGGGCGATCTGCATGATCTCTGGCGGGATCCGGACGTCACGGCCATCATCAACACCATCGGTGGCTACAACTCCCACCACCTGCTGGAAGATCTGGACTACGAGTACATCGCCCGGCATCCGAAGCTGTTCATCGGTTACAGCGACATTACCGCCCTGCACGTCGCCCTTCATGCCCGTACGGGCCTGGTGACCGTGCTGGGTCCGGCCCTGATGCCCCAGTTCGGCGAATACGGCGGGGTGCATCCGTATACGTGGGAGCATCTGCGGCGGGTCACCATGCAGGCCGAACCGCCTGGTGAACTGACCCCGTCTCCGGAGTGGACGGCGGAGCACCTGCGCTGGGACGTCGAAGACGACCGGCCCCGTCGCTACGTGCCCAATCCGGGACCGCGCACCCTGCGCCCGGGCCAGGCCGAAGGGCCCATCCTGGCCGGCAACGCCGGCACGCTGCTCCTGTTGGCGGGAACCCCCTGGTGGCCGCGGGTCGACGGTGTGATCCTCTGCTTGGAAGAAGATGAGAGCGAGCACCCCGGCACCATCGACCGCATGCTGACGCAGCTGCGACATATGGGCGTGTTTTCGCGCATCGCAGGTCTGGTGCTCGGCCGGTTCCACCCGCGGGTGGGGTTCTCGGAAGATGATCCCCTAGAGGAGATCGTCCTGCGGGCCGTTCGCGGCTACGACTTTCCGGTGGCGGTCGACTTCGACTTTGGCCACACCGACCCAATGTTCACCTTGCCCCTGGGCGTGCGGGCCCGGCTCGAGGCGGCGCCCACGAAACCCCGGCTTTTTATCCTGGAGGCGGCGGTGATCTGACGGCTCGGGGTGCTCGGGGTGGAGGAATGCCGGCGTTTGTGGATCCGCAGAAGAGGTTAACCGCTCACCACGCGCCGGGGATCCACGTTGCGCCCCGTCACCACGACCACGATCCGGCGGGGCTTGGGGAGGGGGCCCTCGGGACGCCAGGGGAACACGCCGCGTAGCGACTGGACGCGCCGGTCGGACGGGACGTGCCGGTCGGACGCTTTGCTGTCCGGCGGCGTGGCTGCCGCTTCCATAAGGGCCGCCACGGCGGTGGCTGCACCGCCTTCGACCAGCAGGCCGTGTTCTTCCAGCATGAAGGTCATGGCCCGGGCGATGGCCTCCTCGGAGACCAGCACGGCATCGGTGGCCAGTTCGCTCACCAACTGGAAGGTCCACCGGTTGTCCAGGCCGATGCCCCCCAGCAGGCTGTCGGCCAGGCTGGGTTCTTCGGGCAGGGTGATGGGGCGGCCGGCGCGGAGGCTGTGGAACATGACCGGCCCCCGTTCCATGGAGACGCCAATGAGCTGAGGGGCCGTAACGGACTGCCTTGCGCCGGCAGCGGCCGCCGGCCGTGAGCTCGCCCTGCCGCCAGGGGCCAGGATGCCTTGGGGGCGAGCCACCCCGCCCGGCGCGAAGTGCCACAGGGCCAGCCCCACGCCCGACAGCAGCCCGCCGCCCGAGAGCGGGACGATGACCGCGTCCACGTCCGGCAAGTCGTCCAGGATCTCCAGCCCCACGGTGCCGTGGCCGGCGATGACGTCGGGGTCGTCGAAGGGATGAACCGGCACCAGCCCCTGCTCGGCGGCCAGCCGGGCGCAGAGGGCCTCGGCGTCGTCCTGGGTGGGGGCAAAGGCCAGCTCGGCGCCCAGGCGGCGGATGGCCTCCAGCTTGACGGGCGGGACGCCCTCGGAGACGCACACCACGGCCCGCAGGCCCAGCCGCCGGGCCACGTAGGCCACCGCCCGGCCGTGGTTGCCGGTGGAGAAGGTCACGACGCCGGGGACGGGGCGAAGGGGCGCCGGGTCCGACGCCGGGGCACCCGCCGGCCTGCCGTGGCCGGGTCGATCCGATGCCGCCAGGCGCACCACCTTGCTGGCCGCGCCGCGGAGCTTGAAGGAGCCCGTGGGCTGGAGGGTCTCGAGCTTGAGGTAGACCTCCGCTCCGAGCCGCTCCGACAGCGCCGGGGAGGGGATCAGGGGAGTGCGGACGGCGATGCCGGCGATGCGGGTCCGGGCGGCGAGGAGTTCCTCGCGCCAGGACGGGTCATCCACCAGGTCCTGGTGCTTGCGCTCCGGGTCCGGGTCGCCCTGGTTATGCCCCTCCGGGTTCGGACCCCTGGGGGATGGGGCCCCCGGGTTCGTGCCGCCGGCGGGCACGCCCGAGGGCGGCTGGTTCTTCAGGGACATGGGCGGGCCCCCTCGGCTGACTTCGTTTGTATAAATGAGCTCCTGGATCAGTGCGCTCCTTCGAGACGCCCATGGGGATTCGCTGCTGGGTGACCCGGGTCGGTCGATCCCTCGCCAGGCTACCTGGGCTATGCCGGGACGTCAATCGGCACCGGTACGATGGCCCGCCGCGCCGGCGCGGGCGAGATCGCCGGCGGTCGAAGGCTGAACCGTCGGTCAACGCGTACCGGGTCCGCGGTGACAACGAACAAACCGGTCAGGCCGTCGTACAACCGCTTTGCCGCGGCCGCTATCGCGGCCGCCCGGGCCGCGTGATAACGAACAAACCGGTCAGGCCGTAGCCCGGCCGTTCGTGGTGGTATGCTGGAAGTAAGCGACTTGGTCCGGGGATTGGCGGCCTCCTCCATGGACCGTTCCGGTGAAACGGTGCAACCGAAAGGCGGGGAGCGGGCATGGCGCAGCCGCAGCATCTTGAGGACCTCATCCGGCGGCTTCGCGCCGTTCTGATCCAAGAAGAAGATGTGCGATCGGCCTGGCTCTTCGGGTCGGTGGCCCGGGGCCAGGACCGCACCGATTCGGACGTCGACGTGGCCGTCTGGATGCGGGCCCGTCCCGACTTCGAGCGCTTTTCGGCCCTTCAGCTTCGCCTTGAGCAGGCCGTCCACCGCCCGGTTGACCTGGTGGTTCTGAACGACGGCAACCCCCTCGTGGCGCAGGAGGCCGTCCGCGGTATTCCGCTCCTTACCCGGGACGCATACGCCGAACTGGAATTCGTCCTGGATGTGGACCGCCAAGCCGAGGACTTCCGGCTTTTTCTGGATTCGTTCTGGAAGGAACGGCGGCGGGCCGCGAAGGAGGCACGGCGGTGAACCTTACTCCTTCGCAGCAGCACGGAATCAGGGTCCGCATTGATTTTGCGCGGCAAGAACTTGATGACTTACAGCGGTACAGAGAACTTACATGGCTGCAGTACCAGTCCGACCGGGACGCCCGCCGCATCGTGGAGCGCATCATAGAGAACGTTGCGAATGCGTTGCTTGACCAGAAACATGGGCGGCGCAAGCCCCGGGCTTTAGCCCTGGGGATAAGCCGCCGGTAGGCTTCTCGGTTCTATGTCGCCGTGTGGCATAATCCAACTATGCGACGGAGATTCAAGTCGGACCGCAGTGTAGTGTACTCCTGCCAGTATCATGTCGTGTGGTGCCCGAAGTACCGTCGGCGGGTTCTGGTTGATGGAGTCGATGATCACTTGAAAGCTATCCTTCGCGAAGTCGCCCGTGAACGGCAGGCTGAGATGATCGAGATGAAAGTCATGCCGGATCATGTCCACCTCCTTGTCCAAGTGGATCGTCAGTTCGGAATTCATCGGCTGGTTCGGCTCATGGAGGGGCGGTCGTCGCGCATTCTTCGCCAGGAATCCCCGTGGCTGAGGAGCCAGTTGCCCACGCGCTGGACGAACAGCTACGTCGTTGCCACGGTAGGGGGTGCGCCGCTTGCAGTTAACAAGCAATATATTGAACAACAGAAACGGGTTTGAACGCACCCCTTCCTTTTTCTGTGAGATCCCCTTGTGCGTCACCCCCGCTCAAGCCCGCCGGCTGAATGTCCGTTTGAAGGCGGCGCGGCAGGTGTACAACGCTTGCCTGGGAGAAGCGTTCAAACGAGCGCGGCTTCTGAAGGAGCGGCGAGTCTATCGCAAAGCGTGTCAGCTGCCGAGGGGCGAAGCGCGAACCGCCGCGTTCGGCACGGCCCGCCAGTCCGTGGCGTTCACGGACGCGGCGCTGCAGCGATACGCCGTGCGGCTGCGCCAGCGGGCCTTCCAAGCCCATCTGGATGTGCATGTGGCCCAGAAGCTCGCCTCCCGCGCCTTTAAGGCCGTCGATGCTTGGCTGCTCGGTCAGCGCGGCCGGCCCCGGTTCAAAGGCCGCCGGCAGATGGACGCGGTGGAAGGCAAGTCCAACCATGCCGGCATCCGTTGGCGGGGCGGGGCGGTCGAGTGGAAAGGCCTTGTCCTTCCCGCCATCATGGATCTGCGCGATCCCGTCGTGGCCCATGCCCTCGGTTCTTCCCCTTAGAACCCCCCGGCTTTAGCCGTGGGGAGGTTCAGATCAGTAAGATTCTGCTGTCGTCGCTGGGCCGGCCTACGCCCGGGACGTACCGGGAGATCATGCTCGCCCTCGCGGCGGCCGAGCTGGCGTCGGAGGATCTGGCGCAGGACCTGGCGACTCTCGCCGGATTGAGGAATACCCTGGCGCACCGGTACCTCGACTACAAATGGGAAGGCGTGCGCTGGTTCCTCACGAAAGGTATCGAAAGCGTGAACCGGTGGTTGAACCGGTGCGAGGAACTGGCGGCCCACCAGCGCGATCGCTGAACTCTCGGCAGGGGCCGCAGCAGGGAGGCGGCCCTCCAACCGCCCCCTTGCTGCGATCCTGACGCCCCGGGGCATGCCGGCCCCGATACGTCGGGTGGCCCGAACCTTCGGCCGCCCCCCTGCTGCGATCCTGACCCCTCCTACCCCGGCGCGCGGGTCCAGACCCGCCACCCCTGCCACGATCCCCGCCCCGGTTAACGGGTCCGCGTCCGCTCCCGCGACACGCCCCGGATCGGCGCTCCCTCGCTTCTTCGCCGCCGCTCGGCGCGGCTCCCCGCCACGCGCCGCGGCTCGCTGCCGCTCGCCGCCGGAAGCCTACCCGTGCCAGACCTCCCGCAGCACGCGGAGGGTGTTACCGCCGATCACCTTCTTGATCTCGTCGTCGGAGTAGTGGTGCTTGACCAGCCAGCGAACGATGTTGGGCCACGCCTCGGCGATGTTCTCCAGCCCCCGCACGTAGGGCACGCGGGGGAAGTCCTCGCCCTTGGCGTGGCTGGCGCCGATGGACAGGTGGGCGGCAAAGGCCTTGTGCAGGGCCACGTGGTCGCCAAAGAGCAGGTCGGGCCCGAAGGTCACGTGGTCGATGCCCACCAGTTCCACACAGTACTCGAAGTGCTCCATCACCGACTCGATGCTGTGCTCGGGGTGGTTGCGGGTCAGGGTGGTGTGGGGCGCCGCCTCGATGCCGATCACGCCGCCCCGCTCGGCGCAGGCCTTGATCACCTCGTCGGGCTTGAGCCGCCGGCTGGGCCACAGGGCGCGGGCCCCGGCGTGGGTGATGAAGACCGGCTTCTTGCTGAACCGGATCGTATCGAGAGCCGTCTGGTCGCCCGAGTGGGACACGTCGATGGCGATGCCCAGCTTGTTCATCCGCTCCACGGCCTGTCGGCCGAACACCGTCAGCCCGCCGTCCCGCGGCTCCCGCAGGCCGCACCCCAGGGCGTTCCCCTCGCTGTACGCGATGCCCATCATCCGGATCCCCAGGCCGTACAGCACATCGAGCCGGTCCAGCTCGTTCTCGATGGGCGTCGCCGCCTCCAGGCTGGGGATCAGGGCGACCCGGCCCTCGGCGTGGGCGCGCAGGATGTCGTCGACCCGCTCCGCCCGGATGACGAAGTCCTGGTGGGCCAGGTCGGCGAACCGCATGCCGATGTCGTGGATGATGTCGGTCCACTTCCACCCCATCTTGGAGGTGATGGTGGCGGCGCCGTTGAGGAAGTTCTCGCACACGGCATCGAGCCCCGAAGCCGCCAGGCCCTCGTACCCGGTGAAGATCCGGCCCTCGCGGATGTAGTCGAAGACCTGTCCCACGTCCTCGGGGATCACCATCAGGTGCTCGTGGAGGGAGATCACCACGTTCTCCGCCAGGAGCCGCTGGACCCGCTGCTCTTGGGCGTCGGACACCTCCACCACGTAGGGGGAGACCCGGCCGATCTCCCTGGCCAGCTGGAAGGGCCGGTAGTCGACCCCCGGCTCGAGGAACTGGAAGGAACGGTAGCCGTCGTACTTCTTCCTCTTGGCGGTCGAACCCGCCGCGGCGGCACCCGCCGCGGGTTCGGGCATGCTGTTGCTCACGGGCAACTTCCTTTCTCCAGGCGCTGTCAAGCCTTTCAAGCTCCACGCGTCCGGTCCGCTCGCCGGGCTTGCGCCCGCCGCGGCTGCTCCGCAGCGGGGTGGGACCCGCCGTCCGCCGCCGCCACCCTCCGCCCCCGGAAGCCAGGCTAGCCCTTGAGCCCGGGCACGACCTCCAGCAGGAACTCCCGCACCACCCGGCGGAACTTTTCCGGCTCCTCCACCTGGGGCGAGTGACCGCTGTGGTCGAACACCACCAGCCGTGCCCTGGGCATGAGCCGGGCGATCTCCTCCGAGGCCTCCAGGGGCGTGATCCAGTCGTGGCGGCCGCAGAGGACCAGGGTGGGCACCTGGATCTCGTGCAGCCGGTTCGTCAGATCATATCGGGGCTGGTTGCGGGAGAAGGCCCAGTTGTGGGTCTCGTGGCGGAAGCGGATCCGCTCCAGCTTGGCCCGGGCCCGCTCAGGATCGAAGTTGACCTCGTACAGGGGCATGATCGCCTCGTAGCAGGCGCGGAAGTCCTCGTCATCGTAGACCTGGCCGGCGAAGAGCCGGGCCAGCATGGCGCGGTCCACGCCGGGCAGGTTGCGGGCCAGGGCCGCCTGGACCGCCTTCTCCTGGTAGCGGTTGCTGGCGGCGGTGTCCCGCAGGATCAGTGCGTAGAGGTTCTCCGGGTAGCGCAGGGCGTACTCCAGGGCCAGGTGGCCGCCGTAGGAGCCGCCGGCCAGGACCATCTTGCCCAGGCCCAGGTGCTGCCGGAGCCCTTCGATATCCGCCACCCACTGCTCGTGGCTGTACGGGGGCGCCCCTTCCGACTCGCCGGATCCCCGCTGGTCGAAGCACACCAGCTGGAGCCCCAGCTCCGTGAAGGGCATGAACGCCTCCCGGTCGCCGGCCCGGCTGCCCAGCCCGGGACCTCCGTGCAGGGTGAGCAGGGGGATCCCCTCGCCGAACACCTCGTAGACCAGCTCGACCCCGTTGATCCGGGCGCGCATGCCGCCTCACCTCCTTTGTTTGACTAAATCAAACAATTTGACTGAGCGATGTGCCTCGGATTCGGCGTGGGGATGCCGGCTCCTCCTGCTGGTCGTCGCCTGAGGCAAAAAATTTTTCGAAATCCTCCGGGCAGCCAGCAGGAACCGGCGAAGGTGAGGCGAATCGGTAGCGACTAATCCGGCGGTTGACTGGACCGCGGTGGTTGAACAGATCAACCGATGCGGTTCAGCCCCATGCAAGCCCTTGTGGCAAGCCCTTGTGGAAAGGAGGTCTGGTGCCCATGGCGGGGGAGCAGGGCGCCCGGCCGGTGCCGCAGCCGGCGCCCCGGCCGGTGCCCCAGTCACCGGCCGGGCCGGGCCACGGCTACGTGATCCAGGCGGTCATCAAGGCCCTGGACGTGCTCTTCGCCTTCCGGGAACCGCCCCACGAGCACAGCCTGGCCGAGCTGGCCCGGATCACCGGGCTGGGGAAGAACCAGTGCTTCCGCTGCCTCAAGACGCTGGAGGCCTATGGCCTGGTCCGGCTGGGAGAGCACGGGCGCTATGTGCTGACGCCCATGCTGCTGAGCCTGGCGGTGCTGGCGGCGGAAGAGCGCTCCCTGATCCGGCTGGCCCAGCCGATCCTGGACCGGCTGGCGGCGGAGACGGGGGAGACGGTGCACCTGATCGCCCTGGTCGACGGCATGGCGGTGGTCATCGACCGGCGGGATGGCCCGGCGGGCCTGCGCCTGGCCACGCCCCTGGGGGCGCGCAGCCCCCTGCACGCGGGAGCCGTGCCCAAGGCTATGCTGGCCTTCCTGCCCGAAGCCGAGCAGGCACGGGTGCTGGACATGCTGCCCTTCCTCCCCCGGTACACGCCCAAGACGGTGGTCGACCCCCAGCAGCTGCGGGCCGAGCTGGCCGAGATCCGGCGGCGCGGCTACGCCATCAGCGACGAGGACATCGAGGCCGGGGCACGGGGCGTGGGGGCGCCCATCTTCGATGCCCGGGGTCGCGTGGTGGCCGGGGTGAGCGCCGGCGGGCCGTCGCTGCGTATTCCTCCCGAGCGGCTTGAGCATCTGGGCGAGCTGGTGCGGCTGGCGGCCCGGGACATCTCCCGGCAGCTGGGCTATGCCGGGGCGGTCAGCGCGGCGGGCCCGGGGGCCAGGAGCTGAGGGGGGAGGGCGCGCGCAGATCCTCGGGGGCGGGGGCCGGCGCCCGGCTTTGACACCAGAGGACCCAGGGGTATGGGTTCGACGCGACGGGTTCTTCACCACGCGACGGGTTCTTCACCAAACGAAAGGGGCATGCATCATGGCGGTTCGATGGGATGAAGCCGGCGGCCGGCCGGCCGGGTCCACCGCGGGGCGTGGATCCGGGGGCGCCGCCGGGCCATACCGGAGCAGGAGGCGTTCCCTGGCCCGGATCGCAGCGGCCCTGCTGGTGGCCGCTGCCACCCTGCTGGCGGCCTGCGGCAGCGGTGGGGGCGGCGGCGCGGGAGGAACCGGGAGCGGCGGTGCCGGGGGCAGCGTGGGCAGTGGAGGCGGCGGGGGCGGCGAGGCCTACAACCCCAACGCCACGGTCACCCTGGTGACCCCGGCGGACCCGACCTTCAACCCGTGGCACCCCAATGCCTATGCGGAATCCAACATCATCAACGAGATGATCTTCCCCGGCCTGACCCGGTGGGACGAGCACATGAAGCCGGTGCCCCACCTGGCCACCGAGTGGAGCGTCTCCGACGACGGCCTGGTGTGGACCTTCAAGCTGCGGGAAGGGGTCAAGTGGTCCGACGGCCAGCCCTTCACCGCCGACGACGTGGCCTTCACCTTCAACGAGATCGTCCTGAATCCGGACCTGGGCGCCAACCACAGCAGCGAGTACAAGGCGGTGGAGAAGGTGGTGGCGGTCGACCCCCACACCGTCGAGTTCCACCTCAAGGAGCCCTTCGCCTCGCTGCCCTCGTATCTGGCGTACTACGCGGGCATCCTGCCCAAGCACGTCTTCGAGGGCGTCGAGGACCCGTGGAGCCTGAACGAGTTCAACAAGAAGAACCCCGTCGGCACGGGGCCTTTCATGGTGGCCGAGTACGTCTCCGGCTCCCACGTGCGCCTGGTGCCCAACCCGCACTACTGGGGCGAGAAGCCCAAGGTCAAGGACGTGGTCTTCCGCATCGTCCCGGACGTGAACGCCCAGGTGGCCCAGCTGCTGGCGGGCGAGGTCGACATGCTGTCCATCGACGACCCGACCCTGCTGGACAAGCTCCAGAACAACCCCAACCTGCAGCTGGAGCGGGTGCTGACCAACGTCTACTATTTCGTCGCCCTCAACCAGGACGACCCCCGCTTCCAGGACAAGCGGGTGCGCCAGGCGCTCTCGTACGCCATCGACAAGGAAGCGATGATCGAGAACCTGGTCAAGGGCTACGGCCAGGTGGCCACGGGCCCCATCCCGCCCCTGCAGGCCGAGTACTACAACGGCGACGTGGCCCGTTATCCCTACGATCCTGAGAAGGCGAAGGCCCTGCTGGCGGAGGCCGGCTGGAAGCCGGGGCCCGACGGCATCCTGCAGAAGGACGGCAAGCCCTTCCACATCACGATGACCGCGGCCCAGATGCGCCAGCTGGTGCCCGCCACCCTGCTGGTCCAGCAGTGGTGGAAGGACCTGGGCATCCAGGTCGACGTCGACGTCCTCGACTGGAACAGCTACATCGAGAAGGCCATCGTCAACCGGGACTACGAGGCGACCCTGGCCTGGTGGTCCACGCCGGCGGACCCCGACGTCTACCCGTACTATGCCTCGGAGGCGGCGGGCCGGGGCAACAACATCCCCAACTACCGCAACCCGGCCCTAGACGACCTGCTGCGCCGCGGGCGCGCCGCCACCAGCGAGGAGGAGCGCAAGGCCATCTACGCCGAGGCCCAGAAGCTGATGGCCGACGAGCTGCCCTACCTCTACCTGTGGTGGCCCGAGAGCATCGTGGTCTACAACAAGGCGCTGCACGT
This is a stretch of genomic DNA from Thermaerobacter sp. PB12/4term. It encodes these proteins:
- a CDS encoding IclR family transcriptional regulator codes for the protein MAGEQGARPVPQPAPRPVPQSPAGPGHGYVIQAVIKALDVLFAFREPPHEHSLAELARITGLGKNQCFRCLKTLEAYGLVRLGEHGRYVLTPMLLSLAVLAAEERSLIRLAQPILDRLAAETGETVHLIALVDGMAVVIDRRDGPAGLRLATPLGARSPLHAGAVPKAMLAFLPEAEQARVLDMLPFLPRYTPKTVVDPQQLRAELAEIRRRGYAISDEDIEAGARGVGAPIFDARGRVVAGVSAGGPSLRIPPERLEHLGELVRLAARDISRQLGYAGAVSAAGPGARS
- a CDS encoding ABC transporter substrate-binding protein; its protein translation is MAVRWDEAGGRPAGSTAGRGSGGAAGPYRSRRRSLARIAAALLVAAATLLAACGSGGGGGAGGTGSGGAGGSVGSGGGGGGEAYNPNATVTLVTPADPTFNPWHPNAYAESNIINEMIFPGLTRWDEHMKPVPHLATEWSVSDDGLVWTFKLREGVKWSDGQPFTADDVAFTFNEIVLNPDLGANHSSEYKAVEKVVAVDPHTVEFHLKEPFASLPSYLAYYAGILPKHVFEGVEDPWSLNEFNKKNPVGTGPFMVAEYVSGSHVRLVPNPHYWGEKPKVKDVVFRIVPDVNAQVAQLLAGEVDMLSIDDPTLLDKLQNNPNLQLERVLTNVYYFVALNQDDPRFQDKRVRQALSYAIDKEAMIENLVKGYGQVATGPIPPLQAEYYNGDVARYPYDPEKAKALLAEAGWKPGPDGILQKDGKPFHITMTAAQMRQLVPATLLVQQWWKDLGIQVDVDVLDWNSYIEKAIVNRDYEATLAWWSTPADPDVYPYYASEAAGRGNNIPNYRNPALDDLLRRGRAATSEEERKAIYAEAQKLMADELPYLYLWWPESIVVYNKALHVPPGSYAVKGLYVDEWYKTR